A single Mytilus trossulus isolate FHL-02 chromosome 12, PNRI_Mtr1.1.1.hap1, whole genome shotgun sequence DNA region contains:
- the LOC134692144 gene encoding isatin hydrolase-like: MRPQTHVLFFLLNICGRLSLDFKVVDLTHDHSNTTIYWPGNPEYNFTILARGNTNGEYWYESNYIGTAEHGGTHLDSPAHFYKDRLRTHSIPIEKLVGPGVIINIKNKAAANADYLVSIEDLKQWESIYNQIPENAIVIMNSGWNDRYPNASLVFNTDSPTDPRTFHFPAWHETAIEWLINERSVNIVGVDTPSNDFGQSKTFPVHILLGQANIPGAENVANLDAIPEAGSIIFVAVTKIYDGSGGPARVFATIPVNDTSFGCSHRLSFVLLICVFCLNVVYSYLLNDSSDM; the protein is encoded by the exons ATGCGACCACAaacacatgttttgttttttctccttAACATTTGTGGAAGATTGTCATTGGATTTCAAGGTAGTAGACCTTACTCACGATCACAGCAATACGACAATATACTGGCCCGGAAATCCAGAATATAACTTTACAATCCTAGCTCGTGGGAATACGAACGGCGAATATTG GTATGAAAGTAACTACATTGGAACAGCAGAACATGGTGGAACACATCTAGATTCACCTGCACATTTTTACAAAGATAGACTACGGACACACAGCATTCCGATAGAAAAATTGGTCGGTCCTGGAGTaataattaacattaaaaataaagctGCGGCAAATGCCGATTATCTGGTATCGATTGAAGATTTGAAACAATGGGAAAGCATTTACAACCAGATTCCGGAAAACGCCATTGTAATTATGAATTCAGGCTGGAACGACCGCTACCCGAACGCATCCCTTGTGTTCAATACAGACAGTCCCACAGATCCAAGGACATTTCACTTCCCCGCCTGGCATGAAACAGCAATCGAATGGCTTATCAATGAACGTTCTGTAAACATCGTTGGTGTAGACACACCTTCAAATGACTTTGGACAATCTAAAACATTCCCGGTTCATATTCTCTTAGGTCAAGCCAATATTCCGGGTGCAGAAAATGTCGCAAATCTTGACGCTATACCAGAAGCAGGGAGTATTATTTTTGTTGCCGTGACCAAGATATACGACGGAAGCGGAGGCCCTGCAAGAGTATTTGCAACTATTCCCGTCAATGACACAAGTTTTGGATGTTCACACAGACTTAGTTTTGTATTGTTGATTTGCGTCTTTTGCCTTAATGTTGTTTATTCATATCTTTTGAACGACTCGAGTGATATGTAA